From Riemerella anatipestifer ATCC 11845 = DSM 15868, a single genomic window includes:
- the csx28 gene encoding type VI-B CRISPR accessory protein Csx28 produces the protein MYWILEVLKIVTPTIAVIVSAIVSTIVLSRKIRQELKGNIERQKYEDILHAHKQMYRLLAYMTDQDNPKNLLKWEVPKGQKDKIHYINRANAQAFLRELPELFYGEGCGLFLSEEVTKKFFEYRSIVHKLLLAEQNSTEAEFRLKNEEAATRMKVLHHKLSQSIRQCLKIEQRDLKAL, from the coding sequence ATGTATTGGATATTAGAAGTTTTAAAAATAGTAACTCCTACCATTGCCGTCATTGTGTCTGCCATTGTATCTACCATTGTGTTGTCCCGTAAGATTAGGCAAGAGCTTAAGGGCAACATTGAACGCCAAAAGTACGAGGATATACTCCATGCCCATAAGCAGATGTACCGTCTGCTGGCGTATATGACCGACCAAGACAACCCCAAAAACCTCTTAAAATGGGAAGTTCCCAAAGGGCAAAAGGATAAAATTCATTATATTAACCGAGCCAATGCCCAAGCCTTTCTAAGGGAGCTCCCAGAACTATTTTATGGGGAGGGCTGTGGGCTCTTCTTATCTGAGGAAGTCACCAAAAAGTTTTTTGAGTACCGTAGTATCGTTCATAAGCTCCTACTTGCAGAGCAAAACAGCACCGAGGCGGAGTTCCGACTAAAAAACGAAGAGGCGGCTACCAGAATGAAGGTGCTGCATCATAAGTTGAGCCAAAGCATTAGGCAATGCCTAAAAATAGAACAACGCGATTTAAAAGCGTTGTAA
- a CDS encoding DNA-binding domain-containing protein: MNTLKAWLRPNLLTKDDPNDFVAVPLLGGSLGITEIIDALKKEGMEIQTETAVDIITRFNRKASELVLNGYSVNTGLVYMRPAIKGVFYDKTWDKEKHSVYVNVNQGTDLRKAANDTKVEILGEQSSPMSVFSITDKATGKADGTLTKGKNAEIKGTYIKIDGDNPKNGIVFKNLDTQQEVKLSAEHIVLNEPSRLLILVPTDLEAGNYELSITTQSSKGTTLLKEPRTETLSTPITIV; this comes from the coding sequence ATGAACACTTTAAAAGCATGGTTGCGTCCCAACCTACTCACCAAAGACGACCCTAACGATTTTGTAGCCGTGCCACTTCTAGGTGGTAGCCTCGGCATCACAGAAATCATAGATGCCCTCAAAAAAGAGGGTATGGAGATACAAACCGAAACGGCGGTAGATATTATCACTCGCTTTAACCGCAAAGCCTCAGAGTTGGTACTCAACGGCTATAGTGTAAATACAGGGCTGGTGTATATGCGTCCTGCCATTAAGGGCGTATTTTACGACAAGACTTGGGATAAGGAGAAGCACTCCGTATATGTCAATGTCAATCAAGGCACCGACCTAAGAAAAGCTGCCAACGATACCAAGGTAGAAATCCTAGGCGAGCAGTCCAGCCCAATGAGTGTGTTCAGCATTACCGACAAAGCCACAGGCAAAGCAGATGGTACACTCACCAAAGGCAAGAATGCCGAAATCAAAGGTACTTACATTAAAATAGATGGGGACAACCCTAAAAACGGTATTGTCTTTAAAAACTTAGACACTCAGCAAGAAGTGAAACTCTCAGCAGAGCATATTGTCCTTAATGAGCCGTCAAGGTTACTCATTCTCGTTCCTACAGATTTAGAAGCGGGTAACTATGAACTCAGCATCACCACGCAAAGCAGTAAAGGCACTACCTTACTGAAAGAACCCCGAACCGAAACACTAAGCACGCCTATTACTATTGTGTAG
- the cas13b gene encoding type VI-B CRISPR-associated RNA-guided ribonuclease Cas13b, giving the protein MEKPLLPNVYTLKHKFFWGAFLNIARHNAFITICHINEQLGLKTPSNDDKIVDVVCETWNNILNNDHDLLKKSQLTELILKHFPFLTAMCYHPPKKEGKKKGHQKEQQKEKESEAQSQAEALNPSKLIEALEILVNQLHSLRNYYSHYKHKKPDAEKDIFKHLYKAFDASLRMVKEDYKAHFTVNLTRDFAHLNRKGKNKQDNPDFNRYRFEKDGFFTESGLLFFTNLFLDKRDAYWMLKKVSGFKASHKQREKMTTEVFCRSRILLPKLRLESRYDHNQMLLDMLSELSRCPKLLYEKLSEENKKHFQVEADGFLDEIEEEQNPFKDTLIRHQDRFPYFALRYLDLNESFKSIRFQVDLGTYHYCIYDKKIGDEQEKRHLTRTLLSFGRLQDFTEINRPQEWKALTKDLDYKETSNQPFISKTTPHYHITDNKIGFRLGTSKELYPSLEIKDGANRIAKYPYNSGFVAHAFISVHELLPLMFYQHLTGKSEDLLKETVRHIQRIYKDFEEERINTIEDLEKANQGRLPLGAFPKQMLGLLQNKQPDLSEKAKIKIEKLIAETKLLSHRLNTKLKSSPKLGKRREKLIKTGVLADWLVKDFMRFQPVAYDAQNQPIKSSKANSTEFWFIRRALALYGGEKNRLEGYFKQTNLIGNTNPHPFLNKFNWKACRNLVDFYQQYLEQREKFLEAIKNQPWEPYQYCLLLKIPKENRKNLVKGWEQGGISLPRGLFTEAIRETLSEDLMLSKPIRKEIKKHGRVGFISRAITLYFKEKYQDKHQSFYNLSYKLEAKAPLLKREEHYEYWQQNKPQSPTESQRLELHTSDRWKDYLLYKRWQHLEKKLRLYRNQDVMLWLMTLELTKNHFKELNLNYHQLKLENLAVNVQEADAKLNPLNQTLPMVLPVKVYPATAFGEVQYHKTPIRTVYIREEHTKALKMGNFKALVKDRRLNGLFSFIKEENDTQKHPISQLRLRRELEIYQSLRVDAFKETLSLEEKLLNKHTSLSSLENEFRALLEEWKKEYAASSMVTDEHIAFIASVRNAFCHNQYPFYKEALHAPIPLFTVAQPTTEEKDGLGIAEALLKVLREYCEIVKSQI; this is encoded by the coding sequence ATGGAAAAACCTTTACTACCGAATGTTTACACACTGAAACACAAGTTCTTTTGGGGAGCCTTCCTTAACATTGCAAGGCATAATGCTTTTATCACCATCTGCCATATCAACGAACAGTTGGGGCTTAAGACCCCTTCAAATGATGACAAAATCGTAGATGTTGTCTGTGAGACATGGAATAACATACTCAACAACGACCACGATTTACTCAAAAAGAGCCAACTAACGGAACTTATCCTAAAACACTTCCCGTTCCTGACGGCAATGTGCTACCACCCTCCTAAAAAAGAGGGAAAAAAGAAGGGGCACCAAAAAGAGCAGCAGAAAGAGAAAGAAAGCGAAGCCCAATCTCAAGCCGAGGCTCTTAATCCAAGCAAATTGATTGAGGCGTTGGAAATCCTTGTAAATCAACTCCACAGTCTTAGGAACTACTATAGCCACTACAAACACAAAAAACCCGATGCAGAAAAAGATATTTTTAAACATCTTTACAAAGCCTTTGATGCTTCTTTACGAATGGTAAAAGAGGACTACAAAGCCCACTTTACCGTCAACCTCACTCGGGACTTTGCCCATCTAAACAGAAAAGGTAAAAACAAGCAAGACAACCCTGACTTCAACCGCTACCGCTTCGAAAAAGACGGCTTTTTTACAGAATCAGGGCTATTGTTTTTCACTAATCTATTTTTGGATAAACGCGATGCCTACTGGATGCTGAAAAAAGTCAGTGGTTTTAAAGCCAGTCATAAACAAAGAGAAAAAATGACCACCGAAGTGTTTTGCAGAAGCCGCATACTCCTTCCTAAATTAAGGTTAGAGAGCCGATACGACCATAACCAAATGCTCTTGGATATGCTTTCTGAACTGAGCCGTTGCCCTAAACTGCTCTATGAAAAACTCTCCGAAGAGAATAAAAAACATTTTCAGGTAGAAGCTGATGGCTTTTTGGACGAAATTGAGGAAGAACAAAACCCTTTTAAAGATACCTTGATCAGACATCAAGACCGTTTCCCTTATTTTGCTCTACGCTATTTAGACCTCAATGAGTCTTTTAAGTCCATAAGGTTTCAAGTGGATTTAGGCACTTACCATTACTGTATTTACGACAAGAAAATAGGCGATGAACAAGAGAAACGCCACCTGACCCGAACCCTATTGAGCTTCGGTAGGCTACAAGATTTCACAGAGATAAATCGTCCTCAAGAGTGGAAGGCTCTCACCAAAGACCTTGACTATAAAGAGACTTCCAATCAGCCATTTATTAGTAAAACCACTCCGCACTACCACATTACCGATAACAAAATCGGCTTCCGCTTAGGAACTTCTAAAGAGTTGTACCCTTCGTTGGAGATAAAAGACGGTGCCAACCGCATAGCCAAATATCCCTATAATTCCGGTTTTGTAGCTCATGCTTTTATCAGTGTCCACGAATTGTTACCTCTGATGTTCTACCAGCATTTAACTGGTAAATCGGAAGACTTGTTGAAGGAAACCGTTAGACATATCCAAAGGATTTACAAAGACTTTGAAGAAGAACGCATCAACACGATTGAAGATTTAGAAAAAGCCAACCAAGGTCGCCTTCCTTTAGGCGCCTTTCCAAAACAAATGTTGGGCTTACTGCAAAATAAACAACCCGACCTTTCGGAAAAAGCCAAAATCAAAATAGAAAAACTAATAGCCGAAACCAAGCTGCTCTCCCACCGCCTCAACACCAAACTAAAAAGCTCTCCAAAGCTCGGAAAGAGACGAGAAAAGCTCATCAAGACAGGCGTATTGGCTGATTGGCTGGTGAAAGACTTTATGCGATTTCAGCCTGTGGCTTACGATGCTCAAAACCAACCTATAAAGAGCAGTAAAGCCAACAGCACGGAATTTTGGTTTATCCGAAGAGCATTAGCCTTGTACGGAGGCGAAAAGAACAGACTAGAAGGCTACTTTAAGCAAACCAACCTCATCGGAAATACCAACCCGCACCCGTTCCTAAATAAATTCAATTGGAAAGCGTGTAGGAATCTGGTGGACTTTTACCAACAGTATCTGGAACAAAGAGAAAAATTCTTAGAAGCTATCAAAAACCAACCTTGGGAGCCGTACCAGTACTGCCTACTTCTTAAAATACCGAAAGAGAATAGAAAAAATCTGGTTAAAGGTTGGGAACAAGGGGGCATTAGTCTGCCAAGAGGGCTGTTTACCGAAGCGATTAGAGAGACCCTTTCGGAAGACCTCATGCTATCCAAACCTATTAGAAAGGAGATTAAAAAACACGGCAGAGTAGGCTTTATCTCCAGAGCCATTACACTGTACTTTAAGGAAAAGTACCAAGACAAGCACCAGAGTTTTTACAACCTTTCGTACAAGTTAGAAGCCAAGGCACCGCTGCTAAAGAGGGAAGAACACTACGAATATTGGCAACAGAACAAACCCCAAAGCCCTACGGAGTCTCAGAGGCTGGAGTTGCATACTTCTGACCGATGGAAAGACTACCTCCTCTACAAACGCTGGCAACATTTGGAGAAGAAACTTAGGCTCTACAGAAACCAAGATGTTATGCTTTGGCTGATGACCTTAGAGCTGACAAAAAATCACTTTAAAGAACTGAATCTGAACTACCACCAGCTCAAATTAGAGAACTTGGCGGTCAATGTTCAGGAAGCAGACGCCAAGCTCAATCCGCTGAACCAAACCTTGCCTATGGTGTTGCCTGTAAAAGTCTATCCTGCCACTGCATTTGGGGAAGTACAATACCATAAAACACCGATAAGAACCGTCTATATCCGAGAAGAGCATACCAAAGCCCTTAAAATGGGGAACTTTAAAGCCTTGGTAAAAGACCGCCGTCTTAACGGTTTGTTTAGCTTTATCAAAGAGGAGAACGATACCCAAAAGCACCCGATTAGTCAGCTCAGATTAAGGCGGGAGTTGGAGATTTACCAATCGCTAAGGGTAGATGCCTTTAAAGAAACCCTGAGCTTGGAAGAGAAACTACTGAACAAACACACCAGTCTCTCCAGTTTAGAGAATGAGTTTCGTGCATTATTGGAAGAATGGAAGAAAGAGTATGCTGCTTCATCCATGGTTACGGACGAGCATATCGCCTTTATCGCCTCGGTACGCAATGCCTTCTGCCATAACCAATACCCTTTTTACAAGGAAGCCCTCCACGCTCCTATTCCGCTCTTTACGGTTGCCCAGCCAACCACCGAAGAAAAAGACGGCTTAGGCATTGCCGAAGCATTGCTAAAAGTCTTGCGTGAATATTGCGAAATTGTTAAATCTCAAATTTAG
- a CDS encoding glucokinase: protein MPFQNKFPLHLPGEKSTENQNISLVATDVKQKDTTLGYYVSENGKLELKAKKEYNTQDFGLFSDILNLFLEEYGLSKPSRISIAVPGPVLNGKCTTENLPFDLDIELIRSRTEVEHITLINDLEAMAYGLKGTEDKDFCTLHKNSSTTKGNVAILAPGRGLGEAGMFWDGECLRPFATEGGHSEFSPRAEDELELYRFLKAIHGIVSWESVLSHEGLFNVYRFVRDMRRQEEPEWLTQKLEKGDCHEVIIDAALNGENRACALTVEAYVDFIAREASNLVLKLKATGGLILAGSLAVKIEALLKMPSFYQTFVISDKMENILKSTPIYLLKNENAILTGAAYYGAFGKH from the coding sequence ATGCCTTTTCAAAATAAATTCCCGCTCCATTTACCTGGAGAAAAATCAACTGAAAACCAAAACATAAGCCTCGTTGCGACCGATGTAAAACAGAAGGACACTACCTTAGGCTACTATGTTTCTGAGAACGGAAAATTAGAATTAAAAGCTAAAAAAGAGTACAATACCCAAGATTTTGGGCTTTTTAGTGATATTCTAAACCTTTTCTTAGAAGAGTATGGTTTAAGCAAACCCTCTAGAATTTCTATAGCAGTACCAGGTCCTGTTTTAAATGGCAAATGCACTACCGAAAACCTTCCTTTTGATTTAGATATAGAACTCATTAGAAGTAGAACCGAAGTAGAACACATTACGCTTATCAACGACTTAGAAGCAATGGCCTACGGACTTAAAGGTACGGAAGATAAAGACTTCTGCACCCTACACAAGAACAGCAGCACTACTAAAGGTAATGTAGCTATTTTAGCTCCTGGGAGAGGTTTAGGCGAAGCAGGTATGTTCTGGGACGGAGAATGTTTACGCCCTTTTGCAACCGAAGGTGGGCACTCCGAATTTTCTCCTAGAGCAGAAGACGAACTAGAGCTTTATCGTTTTTTAAAGGCGATACACGGCATCGTAAGTTGGGAGTCAGTGTTATCTCATGAGGGATTATTCAATGTGTATCGTTTTGTAAGAGATATGAGACGACAAGAAGAACCAGAATGGCTTACACAAAAACTAGAGAAAGGGGACTGCCACGAAGTCATCATAGATGCGGCACTCAATGGCGAAAACAGAGCTTGTGCTTTAACCGTAGAGGCGTATGTTGATTTCATTGCTAGAGAAGCGAGTAACCTCGTTCTAAAACTAAAAGCAACAGGAGGGCTTATTTTAGCAGGAAGCCTTGCGGTAAAGATAGAAGCACTACTCAAAATGCCAAGTTTCTACCAAACTTTTGTGATTAGCGACAAAATGGAAAACATCTTAAAAAGTACCCCTATCTATCTTCTAAAGAATGAGAACGCCATTCTTACAGGAGCGGCTTACTACGGTGCTTTTGGAAAACACTAG